In Streptomyces sp. NBC_01408, one DNA window encodes the following:
- a CDS encoding 8-amino-7-oxononanoate synthase, translating to MPQHSPDPVDVFAWIDDAERVREQAGLVRTLRPRPASSPLLDLASNDYLGLSRHPGTVRGAREAAERWGAGATGSRLVTGTTELHAELERELAAFCGFEAALVLSSGYAANLAAVTALSDRGTLVVSDAGNHASIVDGCRLSRAETAVIPHSDPDTARKTLATHTGRALLVSDSVFSVDGDAAPLAAYAAACRDEGAALVVDDAHGLGVLGEGGRGALHAAGLAGAPGVVATLTLSKSLGSQGGAVLGPAKVIRHLVNTARTFIFDTGLAPAAVGAALASLRLLQREPERAARAREVAAELYGRLTASGLTAARPDAAVVSVRAPSASAALRWAADCREAGLSVGCFRPPSVPDGISRLRLTARADLTGEEINRAVGTILGTAPAGATDR from the coding sequence ATGCCCCAGCACAGCCCCGATCCCGTGGACGTCTTCGCCTGGATTGATGACGCCGAACGGGTCCGCGAGCAGGCAGGACTGGTGCGGACGCTGCGACCGCGCCCGGCCTCCTCGCCGCTCCTCGACCTCGCGAGCAACGACTACCTCGGTCTGTCCAGGCACCCCGGGACCGTCCGCGGGGCACGTGAGGCGGCCGAGCGCTGGGGGGCCGGAGCCACTGGATCGCGGCTGGTGACGGGTACGACCGAGCTTCATGCCGAGCTCGAGCGGGAGCTCGCCGCCTTCTGCGGGTTCGAGGCGGCGCTGGTGCTCTCCTCCGGCTACGCGGCCAACCTCGCGGCCGTGACCGCGCTCAGCGACCGGGGCACCCTGGTGGTCTCCGACGCCGGGAACCACGCCTCGATCGTCGACGGCTGCCGCCTCTCGCGCGCCGAGACCGCGGTGATCCCGCACTCCGACCCGGACACCGCGCGCAAGACCCTCGCCACCCACACGGGCCGGGCGCTGCTGGTCAGCGACTCGGTCTTCTCCGTCGACGGGGACGCGGCCCCGCTCGCGGCGTACGCGGCGGCCTGCCGGGACGAGGGTGCGGCCCTGGTCGTGGACGACGCGCACGGGCTGGGCGTACTGGGCGAGGGCGGCCGGGGCGCCCTGCACGCGGCCGGGCTCGCGGGCGCGCCGGGGGTGGTGGCCACGCTGACGCTCTCGAAGTCCCTGGGCAGCCAGGGCGGCGCGGTGCTCGGCCCGGCCAAGGTGATCCGGCACCTGGTCAACACGGCCCGGACCTTCATCTTCGACACCGGGCTCGCGCCCGCCGCCGTGGGCGCGGCGCTGGCGAGCCTGCGCCTGCTCCAGCGGGAACCGGAACGCGCGGCGCGGGCCCGCGAGGTGGCCGCCGAGCTGTACGGGCGGCTCACCGCGTCCGGCCTGACCGCGGCCCGGCCGGACGCGGCCGTGGTGTCGGTGCGGGCCCCGTCGGCTTCGGCGGCACTGCGCTGGGCCGCCGACTGCCGCGAGGCAGGTCTGTCCGTGGGCTGCTTCCGCCCGCCGTCGGTGCCGGACGGCATCTCCCGGCTGCGGCTGACCGCCCGGGCCGATCTCACGGGGGAGGAGATCAACCGGGCCGTCGGGACGATCCTGGGGACCGCGCCCGCCGGGGCCACGGACCGGTAG
- a CDS encoding DUF397 domain-containing protein has translation MSATPLSTSGLLNSARWRRSSRSTGMNNCVEAAALNGGLLAVRDSKRTDGPAVLFTGPAWDGFLASVRADLLQ, from the coding sequence GTGTCCGCAACCCCCTTATCCACCAGCGGACTTCTGAACAGCGCGCGGTGGCGGCGGAGCAGCCGCAGCACCGGAATGAACAACTGTGTGGAAGCGGCCGCCCTCAACGGCGGCCTGCTCGCCGTCCGCGACTCCAAGCGGACGGACGGCCCGGCCGTGCTCTTCACCGGGCCGGCCTGGGACGGCTTCCTCGCCTCGGTCCGGGCGGACCTGCTCCAGTAA
- a CDS encoding helix-turn-helix transcriptional regulator, whose product MQHGPAVRRRKLGEELRALRDRSGLTSGEAARIVGWHQSKISRIETGRSGVKPEDIRLLLDAYGEIVSAQQRALLEALSASAAGPGPSGDTGRGRQWWHDYRGLLPQEYRDFISLEAGARSARTVELSVVPGLLQTPGYARAVTRAALGGLPEPKVDALVDVRLARQSVLRADPPLELSAVLDEAVLRRQIGGPGVMKEQLRHLVEVGRLPQVRLQVLPFSVGGHLGLTGPFVIFSFPNIADLDVVVLDHLTSSLYLERKEDLEAYSAAFRTIQAHALPPQDSSDLISSLADDA is encoded by the coding sequence GTGCAGCACGGTCCCGCGGTGCGCCGACGCAAGCTCGGCGAGGAACTGCGTGCCCTGCGCGACCGGTCCGGACTCACCAGTGGTGAGGCGGCCCGGATCGTGGGGTGGCACCAGTCGAAGATCAGCCGCATCGAGACGGGGCGCAGCGGCGTCAAGCCCGAGGACATCCGGCTGCTGCTGGACGCCTACGGGGAGATCGTGAGCGCCCAGCAGCGGGCCCTGCTGGAGGCCCTGTCGGCTTCGGCGGCGGGCCCCGGCCCGAGCGGCGACACCGGGCGGGGCCGCCAGTGGTGGCACGACTACCGGGGGCTGCTGCCCCAGGAGTACCGGGACTTCATCAGCCTGGAGGCCGGCGCCCGGTCGGCCCGTACGGTGGAGCTCTCCGTGGTGCCGGGGCTGCTGCAGACCCCCGGATACGCGCGGGCCGTGACCCGGGCCGCGCTGGGCGGGCTGCCCGAGCCGAAGGTGGACGCGCTGGTCGACGTACGGCTGGCACGGCAGTCGGTGCTGCGGGCCGATCCCCCGCTGGAGCTGAGCGCGGTCCTGGACGAGGCGGTGCTGCGCCGTCAGATCGGCGGGCCCGGGGTGATGAAGGAACAGCTGAGGCACCTGGTGGAGGTGGGACGCCTGCCCCAAGTGCGGTTGCAGGTACTTCCGTTCAGCGTGGGGGGACATCTCGGCCTCACCGGACCGTTCGTCATCTTCTCATTTCCGAACATCGCTGATCTGGATGTGGTGGTACTCGACCATTTGACGAGTAGCCTCTATCTGGAGCGGAAGGAAGACCTAGAGGCGTACAGCGCCGCGTTCCGCACCATCCAGGCGCACGCCCTCCCGCCCCAGGACTCGTCGGATCTCATCAGCTCACTCGCTGACGACGCGTAA
- a CDS encoding ATP-binding protein encodes MADHQEASVTLPSDPASVAAARRYVAEVLGEWGLPDDADTADSVRLIVSELATNAVQHTFGQSPTFTVDVRLERGEWLRVGVTDSHPRWPKRLPAAVQQDNGRGMVIIRWLTAEAGGRLSVTPTEEGGKTVWIALPWTVGAPAGSAVTGC; translated from the coding sequence ATGGCAGATCACCAGGAAGCATCCGTCACTCTGCCGAGCGATCCGGCCTCGGTCGCCGCCGCCCGCCGCTATGTCGCGGAGGTGCTGGGCGAATGGGGACTGCCCGATGACGCCGACACCGCGGACAGTGTCAGACTGATCGTCTCGGAGCTCGCCACCAACGCGGTCCAGCACACCTTCGGCCAGTCGCCCACCTTCACCGTCGACGTCCGGCTGGAGCGCGGGGAGTGGCTCCGCGTCGGAGTGACCGACAGCCACCCGCGCTGGCCCAAGCGGCTGCCCGCCGCGGTGCAGCAGGACAACGGCCGCGGGATGGTCATCATCCGGTGGCTCACCGCGGAAGCGGGCGGCCGGCTCTCGGTCACCCCCACCGAGGAAGGCGGCAAGACGGTGTGGATCGCCTTGCCCTGGACGGTCGGGGCCCCGGCGGGGAGCGCCGTCACAGGCTGCTGA
- a CDS encoding VOC family protein: MFFNPVRHITFDSLDPYAVARFWSAVTGFQIHPDDEEGDDEILLVPEPAQPGVPGLLFIRVPDAKSLKNRVHLDIQPSTGTRDETVERLMGLGAKLVDDRRAPDGVLGWVVLADPEGNELCIERSTAERELG, translated from the coding sequence GTGTTCTTCAACCCCGTCCGGCACATCACCTTCGACTCCCTCGACCCCTACGCGGTCGCACGGTTCTGGTCCGCCGTGACCGGCTTCCAGATCCACCCGGACGACGAGGAGGGCGACGACGAGATCCTCCTCGTGCCGGAGCCGGCGCAGCCCGGCGTGCCCGGGCTGCTCTTCATCCGCGTCCCCGACGCCAAGTCCCTCAAGAACCGGGTCCACCTGGACATCCAGCCGTCGACCGGCACGCGGGACGAGACCGTGGAGCGGCTGATGGGGCTCGGCGCGAAGCTCGTGGACGACCGGCGCGCGCCGGACGGGGTCCTGGGCTGGGTCGTGCTGGCCGACCCCGAGGGCAACGAGCTGTGCATCGAGCGGAGCACCGCGGAGCGCGAACTCGGCTGA
- a CDS encoding urease subunit gamma: MHLTPHEQERLLIHVAADVAAKRRARGVRLNHPEAVALITSHILEGARDGRTVAELMASGRTVLRREEVMEGIPEMIHDVQVEATFPDGTKLVTVHDPIV; encoded by the coding sequence GTGCATCTGACACCGCACGAGCAGGAAAGACTGCTCATCCACGTGGCCGCCGACGTGGCCGCGAAACGCAGGGCCCGAGGGGTCCGCCTCAACCATCCCGAAGCGGTCGCCCTGATCACCTCGCACATCCTCGAAGGCGCCCGCGACGGCCGCACCGTGGCCGAGCTGATGGCCTCCGGCCGTACCGTCCTGCGCCGCGAGGAGGTCATGGAGGGCATCCCCGAGATGATCCACGACGTCCAGGTCGAGGCGACCTTCCCGGACGGCACCAAACTCGTCACCGTCCACGACCCCATCGTCTGA
- a CDS encoding urease subunit beta, whose translation MIPGEIAYGDGPVLLNEGRPVTRLVVLNSADRPVQVGSHYHFAEANPGLDFDRPAARGLRLNVAAGTAVRFEPGIPVAVELVPLGGLRTVTGLRGETGGPLDG comes from the coding sequence ATGATCCCCGGCGAAATCGCCTACGGGGACGGCCCGGTGCTCCTCAACGAGGGCCGCCCCGTCACCCGTCTCGTCGTCCTCAACTCCGCCGACCGGCCCGTCCAGGTCGGCTCCCACTACCACTTCGCCGAGGCCAACCCCGGACTCGACTTCGACCGCCCCGCCGCCCGCGGGCTCCGGCTCAACGTCGCCGCCGGCACCGCCGTCCGCTTCGAACCGGGCATCCCGGTCGCGGTGGAACTCGTACCGCTGGGCGGACTGCGCACCGTAACGGGACTGCGCGGGGAGACCGGGGGGCCGCTCGATGGCTGA
- a CDS encoding urease subunit alpha, which translates to MAEISRQEYADLFGPTAGDRIRLADTDLFVEIEEDLSGGPGRSGDEAVFGGGKVIRESMGQARTTRAEGAADTVITGVVVLDHWGVVKADLGIRDGRICGIGKAGNPDTMDGVDPALVIGPETEIIAGNGKIVTAGAIDAHVHFISPTIIEEALASGITTLVGGGTGPAEGTKATTVTPGPWHLARMFAALEAYPVNIGLLGKGNTMSREGMHSQLRGGALGFKIHEDWGSTPAVIDACLSVCEETGVQVAIHTDTLNEAGFVGDTLAAIGGRTIHSYHTEGAGGGHAPDIITVVSEPNILPSSTNPTRPHTVNTVEEHLDMLMVCHHLNPAVPEDLAFAESRIRPSTIAAEDVLHDLGAISIISSDSQAMGRVGEVVLRTWQTAHVMKKRRGFLPGDGPADNHRARRYVAKYTINPAVAQGLAREIGSVETGKLADLVLWNPAFFGVKPEVVIKGGQIAYAQMGDANASIPTPQPVLPRPMFGAHGRAPGLNSLNFTAQAALDDGLPERLGLGKQFVAIESTRKVSKSDMRNNDAMPRVEVDADTFTVSIDGEAVEPAPATELPMAQRYFLF; encoded by the coding sequence ATGGCTGAGATCTCGCGCCAGGAGTACGCCGACCTGTTCGGGCCGACCGCCGGTGACCGGATCCGGCTGGCCGACACCGACCTCTTCGTCGAGATCGAGGAGGACCTCAGTGGCGGACCCGGCCGGTCCGGCGACGAGGCGGTCTTCGGCGGCGGCAAGGTCATCCGCGAGTCCATGGGCCAGGCCCGCACCACCCGCGCCGAGGGGGCCGCGGACACCGTGATCACCGGGGTCGTCGTCCTCGACCACTGGGGCGTCGTCAAGGCCGACCTCGGCATCCGCGACGGCCGGATCTGCGGCATCGGCAAGGCCGGCAATCCCGACACCATGGACGGGGTGGACCCCGCCCTGGTCATCGGCCCGGAGACGGAGATCATCGCCGGCAACGGGAAGATCGTCACGGCCGGGGCCATCGACGCCCACGTGCACTTCATCTCCCCGACGATCATCGAGGAGGCCCTGGCCTCGGGGATCACCACCCTCGTCGGCGGCGGCACCGGGCCGGCCGAGGGAACCAAGGCCACCACCGTCACCCCCGGACCCTGGCACCTCGCCCGGATGTTCGCCGCGCTGGAGGCCTACCCCGTCAACATCGGTCTGCTCGGCAAGGGCAACACCATGTCCCGCGAGGGCATGCACTCCCAACTGCGCGGCGGCGCCCTCGGGTTCAAGATCCACGAGGACTGGGGGTCCACCCCCGCCGTCATCGACGCCTGCCTGAGCGTCTGCGAGGAGACCGGCGTCCAGGTCGCCATCCACACCGACACGCTCAACGAGGCCGGATTCGTGGGCGACACCCTCGCCGCCATCGGCGGGCGCACCATCCACTCGTACCACACCGAGGGAGCCGGCGGCGGGCACGCCCCCGACATCATCACCGTGGTCTCCGAGCCGAACATCCTGCCCAGCTCCACCAACCCCACCCGGCCGCACACCGTCAACACCGTCGAGGAACACCTCGACATGCTGATGGTCTGCCACCACCTCAACCCGGCCGTCCCCGAGGACCTCGCCTTCGCCGAGTCCCGCATCCGGCCCTCGACCATCGCCGCCGAGGACGTCCTGCACGACCTCGGGGCGATCTCCATCATCTCCTCCGACTCCCAGGCCATGGGCCGCGTCGGCGAGGTCGTCCTGCGCACCTGGCAGACGGCCCACGTGATGAAGAAGCGCCGGGGCTTCCTGCCCGGCGACGGGCCCGCCGACAACCACCGGGCCCGCCGCTACGTCGCCAAGTACACGATCAACCCGGCCGTGGCCCAGGGCCTCGCCCGCGAGATCGGCTCCGTCGAGACCGGCAAACTCGCCGACCTGGTCTTGTGGAACCCCGCCTTCTTCGGGGTCAAGCCCGAAGTGGTCATCAAGGGCGGCCAGATCGCCTACGCGCAGATGGGCGACGCCAACGCCTCCATCCCCACCCCCCAGCCGGTGCTGCCCCGGCCGATGTTCGGCGCCCACGGGCGCGCACCCGGCCTCAACTCGCTCAACTTCACCGCGCAGGCCGCACTCGACGACGGACTGCCCGAACGGCTCGGACTCGGCAAGCAGTTCGTGGCCATCGAGAGCACCCGCAAGGTCAGCAAGTCGGACATGCGCAACAACGACGCCATGCCGAGGGTGGAGGTCGATGCCGACACCTTCACCGTCAGCATCGACGGGGAAGCCGTGGAACCGGCGCCCGCGACCGAACTGCCCATGGCCCAGCGATACTTCCTCTTCTGA
- a CDS encoding urease accessory protein UreF translates to MSLAALLVLADGRFPAGGHAHSGGAEAACKAGRIRDAATLEEFCRGRLHTAGLTAAGLAAAAALGLDPAELDAAADARTPSPALRTAARRLGRQLMRAARATWPSPELEELAAAFPRGAHQPVVLGVTARAAGLGPRDAAHVAAYEAVGGPATATVRLLGLDPFEASGVLARLAPELDAVAARAERAALRARSEGPDALPAASSPLLEIAAEIHADWAVRLFAS, encoded by the coding sequence ATGAGCCTCGCCGCCCTGCTCGTCCTCGCCGACGGCCGCTTCCCCGCCGGGGGCCACGCCCACTCCGGCGGGGCCGAAGCCGCCTGCAAGGCGGGCCGGATCCGCGACGCGGCCACCCTGGAGGAGTTCTGCCGGGGCCGACTGCACACCGCGGGCCTCACCGCCGCCGGCCTCGCCGCCGCCGCGGCCCTCGGACTCGACCCGGCGGAGCTCGACGCCGCCGCCGACGCCCGCACCCCTTCGCCCGCGCTGCGCACCGCGGCCCGGCGGCTGGGCCGGCAGCTGATGCGGGCCGCCCGGGCCACCTGGCCCTCCCCCGAACTGGAGGAACTGGCCGCCGCCTTCCCGCGCGGAGCCCATCAGCCCGTCGTGCTCGGCGTCACCGCCCGGGCGGCCGGGCTCGGACCGCGCGACGCGGCGCACGTGGCGGCGTACGAGGCGGTCGGCGGGCCCGCGACCGCGACCGTCCGGCTGCTGGGCCTGGACCCCTTCGAGGCGAGCGGGGTCCTGGCCCGCCTCGCCCCGGAGCTGGACGCAGTCGCCGCCCGGGCGGAGCGGGCCGCGCTGCGCGCCCGCTCGGAGGGCCCGGACGCCCTGCCCGCGGCCTCCTCACCCCTGCTGGAGATCGCGGCAGAGATCCATGCCGACTGGGCGGTACGGCTCTTCGCCTCCTGA
- the ureG gene encoding urease accessory protein UreG gives MHLDHAVTYPQRHTHGAAPLRADGSRRALRIGLGGPVGSGKTATVAALCRALRAEFSMAVVTNDIYTREDAEFLLREAVLPPERITAVETGACPHTAIRDDISANLEAVEELEEAFRESGPLDLILVESGGDNLTATFSRGLADAQIFVIDVAGGDDIPRKGGPGVTTADLLVVNKTDLAPHVGSDLDRMARDAAEQRGELPVAFQSLRGPDGVAPVAAWVRERIAAWTVR, from the coding sequence ATGCACCTCGACCACGCCGTGACCTACCCCCAGCGGCACACCCACGGCGCCGCGCCGCTGCGGGCCGACGGCTCGCGCCGCGCCCTGCGCATCGGACTCGGCGGACCCGTCGGCTCCGGCAAGACCGCCACCGTCGCCGCGCTCTGCCGCGCCCTGCGCGCCGAGTTCTCCATGGCCGTCGTCACGAACGACATCTACACGCGGGAGGACGCCGAGTTCCTGCTCCGGGAGGCCGTGCTGCCGCCCGAGCGGATCACCGCCGTGGAGACCGGGGCCTGTCCGCACACCGCCATCCGCGACGACATCTCCGCCAACCTGGAGGCCGTGGAAGAACTGGAGGAGGCCTTCCGGGAGAGCGGTCCGCTCGACCTGATCCTCGTCGAGTCCGGCGGGGACAACCTCACCGCCACCTTCTCCCGCGGCCTGGCCGACGCCCAGATCTTCGTCATCGACGTGGCCGGCGGGGACGACATCCCGCGCAAGGGCGGCCCCGGCGTCACCACCGCCGACCTCCTCGTCGTCAACAAGACCGACCTCGCCCCCCACGTCGGCTCCGACCTGGACCGGATGGCCCGCGACGCCGCCGAGCAGCGCGGCGAACTGCCCGTCGCCTTCCAGTCGCTGCGCGGCCCGGACGGAGTGGCCCCGGTGGCCGCCTGGGTGCGCGAGCGGATCGCCGCCTGGACCGTACGGTGA
- a CDS encoding urease accessory protein UreD, with protein sequence MRATARIHAVADGRGSTALPLLAGEGPLALRRTRGRGAEAGVMLVGAMSAPLGGDHLTVEVTAGPAARLALASAAATLALPGRGGEPARYDVRLDLAEGASVRWLPEPLVSVRGSDLRVRTRAELAPTARLLLREEQVLGRTGEPPGLLRSRLTVGLGGRPLLDQELTCGPGAPGGWDGPAGLAGHRALGQLLVVDPAFAGAPPAAGPLGEFAAVTPLAGPAVLVTALAPDALRLRELLDTALRSYGW encoded by the coding sequence CTGCGCGCCACCGCCCGGATCCACGCCGTCGCCGACGGGCGCGGCTCCACCGCCCTGCCCCTGCTGGCCGGGGAGGGGCCGCTCGCGCTGCGCCGCACCCGCGGCCGCGGGGCCGAGGCCGGGGTCATGCTGGTCGGCGCGATGAGCGCCCCGCTGGGCGGGGACCACCTCACCGTCGAGGTCACCGCCGGGCCCGCGGCCCGCCTCGCCCTCGCCTCGGCGGCGGCGACGCTGGCGCTGCCCGGCCGAGGTGGCGAGCCCGCGCGGTACGACGTACGGCTCGACCTGGCGGAGGGGGCCTCGGTGCGCTGGCTGCCCGAGCCGCTGGTCTCCGTGCGGGGCAGCGACCTGAGGGTGCGCACGCGGGCCGAACTCGCCCCCACCGCACGGCTGCTGCTGCGCGAGGAGCAGGTGCTGGGCCGGACCGGGGAGCCCCCGGGCCTGCTGCGCAGCCGGCTCACCGTCGGCCTCGGCGGCCGTCCGCTGCTGGACCAGGAACTCACCTGCGGGCCCGGGGCGCCCGGCGGCTGGGACGGCCCGGCGGGGCTGGCGGGCCACCGGGCGCTCGGCCAGCTCCTGGTCGTGGACCCGGCCTTCGCCGGGGCGCCGCCCGCGGCCGGGCCGCTGGGGGAGTTCGCCGCGGTGACCCCGCTGGCCGGCCCGGCCGTACTCGTGACGGCCCTGGCCCCGGACGCCCTGCGGCTGCGTGAACTGCTCGACACGGCCCTGCGTTCCTACGGCTGGTGA
- a CDS encoding alpha/beta hydrolase: MIRTATLGSAATLITGALAAGLLLAPPAGAAPADRDNGAAEAAGVKIAAARAAHTGIDWKDCPADWGFEKPIQCGWVKVPLDYSKPFGKTIDLAVDRIASTGTKEERQGALVYNPGGPGGSGMRFPRRVTTQSPLWVNTAKAYDFVGFDPRGVGHSAPISCIDPQEFVKAPKADPVPSGEADKRAQRKLAAEYADGCKERSGEMLPHMTTPNTARDLDVIRAALGEQKLNFLGVSYGTYIGGVYATLFPTHVRRMIVDSVVDPDRDNIWYEANLGQDVAFQTRWNDWQDWVAANDAVFHIGDTRAKVEAKYQELRAAAKANPIGGVVGPAELIGFFQGAPYYDSSWVPVAQTWSKYLAGDTQALVDAIAPDMSDLKGNAATENGNAVYTAVECADAKWPTSWAKWDRDNTRLHAKYPFLTWSNAWMNLPCATWKSKQSTPIEVGAKRGLPPVLIVQSERDAATPYKGAVSLHKRLAGSRLITERGAGSHGVTSVVNPCINTRVDAYLLTGKVDTKDVTCDPHATPVAPAPAAAKSLGQAPASDLLAHEELPAVR, translated from the coding sequence GTGATACGTACCGCGACGCTGGGGAGCGCCGCCACTCTCATCACCGGCGCACTCGCGGCGGGCCTGTTGCTCGCACCGCCCGCCGGAGCGGCTCCGGCCGACCGTGACAACGGGGCCGCGGAGGCGGCGGGCGTGAAGATCGCCGCCGCCCGCGCCGCGCACACCGGGATCGACTGGAAGGACTGTCCCGCCGACTGGGGCTTCGAGAAGCCCATCCAGTGCGGCTGGGTGAAGGTCCCGCTCGACTACAGCAAGCCGTTCGGCAAGACCATCGACCTCGCGGTCGACCGGATCGCCAGCACGGGCACCAAGGAGGAGCGCCAGGGCGCGCTCGTCTACAACCCGGGCGGCCCCGGCGGCTCGGGCATGCGCTTCCCGCGCCGGGTCACCACCCAGAGCCCGCTGTGGGTGAACACCGCGAAGGCCTACGACTTCGTGGGCTTCGACCCCCGCGGCGTCGGCCACTCGGCGCCCATCTCCTGCATCGACCCGCAGGAGTTCGTGAAGGCCCCCAAGGCCGACCCGGTCCCGTCCGGCGAGGCCGACAAGCGCGCCCAGCGCAAGCTCGCGGCCGAGTACGCGGACGGCTGCAAGGAGCGCAGCGGCGAGATGCTGCCGCACATGACCACCCCGAACACCGCGCGCGACCTGGACGTCATCCGGGCGGCCCTCGGCGAGCAGAAGCTGAACTTCCTCGGCGTCTCCTACGGCACCTACATCGGCGGGGTCTACGCGACCCTGTTCCCGACCCACGTGCGCCGCATGATCGTCGACAGCGTGGTCGACCCGGACCGGGACAACATCTGGTACGAGGCCAACCTCGGCCAGGACGTCGCCTTCCAGACCCGCTGGAACGACTGGCAGGACTGGGTCGCCGCGAACGACGCCGTCTTCCACATCGGCGACACCCGCGCCAAGGTCGAGGCCAAGTACCAGGAGCTGCGCGCCGCGGCCAAGGCGAACCCGATCGGCGGGGTCGTCGGCCCCGCCGAGCTGATCGGCTTCTTCCAGGGCGCCCCGTACTACGACTCCTCCTGGGTGCCCGTCGCCCAGACCTGGAGCAAGTACCTCGCCGGCGACACCCAGGCGCTGGTCGACGCGATCGCCCCGGACATGTCCGACCTCAAGGGCAACGCGGCGACCGAGAACGGCAACGCCGTGTACACCGCGGTCGAGTGCGCCGACGCGAAGTGGCCCACCAGCTGGGCGAAGTGGGACCGGGACAACACCAGGCTGCACGCCAAGTACCCGTTCCTGACCTGGTCGAACGCCTGGATGAACCTGCCCTGCGCGACCTGGAAGTCCAAGCAGAGCACCCCGATCGAGGTCGGTGCCAAGCGCGGCCTGCCGCCGGTGCTGATCGTCCAGTCCGAGCGGGACGCGGCCACGCCGTACAAGGGCGCCGTCTCGCTGCACAAGCGGCTGGCCGGCTCGCGCCTGATCACCGAGCGGGGCGCGGGCTCGCACGGGGTCACCAGCGTGGTGAACCCCTGTATCAACACCCGGGTGGACGCCTACCTGCTGACGGGCAAGGTCGACACCAAGGACGTGACGTGCGACCCGCACGCCACCCCGGTCGCCCCGGCCCCGGCCGCCGCGAAGTCCCTCGGCCAGGCCCCGGCCTCGGACCTCCTGGCGCACGAGGAGCTCCCGGCCGTCCGCTAG
- a CDS encoding 1-acyl-sn-glycerol-3-phosphate acyltransferase: protein MFYHLLKHVLLGPLLRLLFRPRIEGLENIPTEGAAIIAGNHLSFSDHFLMPAILKRRITFLAKAEYFTGPGVKGRLTAAFFRSAGQIPVDRSGKDAGQAALREGLGVLAKEELLGIYPEGTRSHDGRLYKGKVGVAAMALGAGVPVVPCAMVGTFEIQPPGQKIPKIRRVTIRFGEPMDFSRYAGLEGERAVLRAVTDEIMYAILGLSGQEYVDRYAAEVKAEEEAERKKARRTSR from the coding sequence GTGTTCTACCACTTGCTCAAGCACGTGTTGCTCGGTCCGCTGCTGAGGCTGCTGTTCCGCCCGCGGATCGAGGGACTGGAGAACATCCCGACGGAGGGGGCCGCGATCATCGCGGGCAACCACCTGTCGTTCTCCGATCATTTCCTGATGCCCGCGATCCTCAAGCGGCGGATCACCTTCCTCGCGAAGGCCGAGTACTTCACCGGCCCCGGGGTCAAGGGCCGGCTCACCGCCGCGTTCTTCCGCAGCGCCGGGCAGATCCCCGTGGACCGCTCCGGCAAGGACGCCGGACAGGCCGCCCTGCGCGAGGGGCTCGGCGTGCTGGCCAAGGAGGAGCTCCTGGGCATCTACCCGGAGGGCACGCGCTCGCACGACGGGCGGCTGTACAAGGGCAAGGTGGGCGTGGCCGCGATGGCGCTGGGCGCCGGGGTGCCCGTCGTACCGTGTGCGATGGTCGGCACCTTCGAGATCCAGCCGCCCGGGCAGAAGATCCCGAAGATCCGGCGGGTGACGATCCGCTTCGGTGAGCCGATGGACTTCTCCCGCTACGCGGGGCTGGAGGGCGAGCGGGCCGTCCTGCGGGCCGTCACCGACGAGATCATGTACGCGATCCTCGGACTGTCCGGCCAGGAGTACGTGGACCGGTACGCGGCCGAGGTCAAGGCCGAGGAAGAGGCCGAACGGAAGAAGGCCCGGCGCACCTCGCGCTGA